Proteins encoded together in one Pseudomonadota bacterium window:
- a CDS encoding FAD-dependent oxidoreductase, translating into MMLSRRRFLRNAAAMALMAGGLHSPLLGGLLRIPPAAAQDLPDFPDGFGQNKRVAVIGAGIAGLTSAYELLKAGFDVTVYEGQKRYGGRSLTVRPSDADYRAWYLDNNPFVKADSYCDFIPAEVRGAQVGELVSQFTPYRVGDGYVDLHLNCGPGRIPTHHTGVLHYCRTFGVPLEPFIFSGDSNLMQAEDLNGGTPVQMRRFQYDLQGYFGAMLYATADKAVPAGVAAADPSAVTKLRELLTMFGDLTPDGAFQNTSRSGYAIEPGAGTNAGLLHEPLALDELLNAGDLWPDLYLGERYMWQFPLLQPIGGMDMIWQAFLAQEVAGTELRERVHLEHDVTDLSYAGDGGSTVSVGYKSPGGSGRETFDYVVVTSSPHVMDAMNMDGLLASGVADMLRSIVYGFSGKYGWQARRRFWEDPDVQIFGGISWTTQEIKQIWYPSDGYHGPTGILTGAYMYDMYATDMDGKVYDADSDYRTALDPDSVPMSDRPAFLWGELDHAGRTKLALEGGELLHPGFTENVYAEEGLSVSWNNQPYQYGLQVFDMTLTRPEAYARLIQPIDTSARVYMAGDGLSYWSGWQEGAVRSAWWTLGLIRDHVLKQGR; encoded by the coding sequence CCGCCGCCATGGCGCTGATGGCTGGCGGCCTTCACTCGCCCTTGCTGGGTGGCCTGTTGCGCATTCCCCCGGCGGCAGCACAGGACTTGCCTGACTTTCCCGACGGTTTCGGTCAAAACAAGCGGGTCGCGGTGATTGGTGCCGGCATTGCCGGTCTGACTTCGGCCTATGAACTGTTGAAGGCCGGTTTTGACGTGACTGTTTATGAAGGCCAGAAGCGCTATGGCGGCCGCAGTCTGACAGTTCGTCCTTCCGACGCCGATTACAGGGCGTGGTACCTGGACAACAACCCGTTCGTGAAGGCTGACAGTTACTGCGATTTCATCCCGGCAGAGGTACGCGGTGCGCAGGTTGGCGAACTGGTCTCGCAGTTCACGCCCTATCGTGTCGGCGACGGCTACGTCGACCTCCACTTGAACTGCGGCCCCGGCCGCATTCCAACGCATCACACGGGCGTTTTGCACTATTGCCGCACGTTTGGCGTGCCGCTGGAGCCTTTTATCTTCTCCGGTGACTCCAACCTCATGCAAGCGGAGGACCTGAACGGCGGCACGCCGGTTCAGATGCGCCGGTTCCAGTATGACCTGCAGGGCTACTTCGGCGCCATGCTTTACGCCACAGCCGACAAGGCTGTGCCGGCCGGCGTGGCGGCGGCGGATCCATCGGCGGTGACGAAACTTCGCGAACTACTAACGATGTTTGGTGACCTGACGCCGGACGGCGCCTTTCAGAACACATCACGGTCGGGCTACGCAATCGAACCGGGCGCCGGCACCAATGCCGGCCTGTTGCACGAACCGCTGGCGCTTGATGAACTCCTCAATGCCGGCGATCTCTGGCCCGATCTCTATCTGGGCGAACGATACATGTGGCAGTTCCCCTTGCTTCAGCCGATCGGCGGCATGGACATGATCTGGCAGGCCTTCCTTGCACAAGAGGTCGCGGGCACCGAGCTTAGAGAGCGCGTGCATCTGGAGCATGACGTGACCGACCTGAGTTACGCCGGTGATGGGGGTTCGACGGTCTCGGTCGGCTACAAGAGCCCGGGCGGCAGCGGCCGGGAGACCTTTGACTATGTCGTCGTGACCTCATCGCCGCATGTCATGGATGCCATGAACATGGACGGTCTGCTGGCGAGCGGGGTCGCCGACATGCTGCGCTCCATCGTTTACGGTTTCAGCGGCAAGTACGGCTGGCAAGCACGCCGACGTTTTTGGGAGGACCCGGATGTCCAGATCTTCGGTGGCATCAGCTGGACGACCCAGGAGATCAAGCAGATTTGGTACCCCTCCGACGGCTATCACGGTCCGACCGGGATTCTGACCGGTGCCTATATGTACGACATGTATGCGACCGATATGGACGGCAAGGTCTACGATGCCGACAGCGACTACCGCACGGCCCTTGATCCCGACAGTGTTCCCATGTCCGATCGCCCGGCGTTCCTGTGGGGTGAGTTGGATCACGCCGGCCGCACCAAGCTGGCGCTCGAGGGCGGCGAGCTGTTGCACCCGGGCTTCACGGAGAACGTCTATGCCGAGGAAGGCCTTTCGGTGTCGTGGAACAACCAGCCCTACCAGTACGGCCTCCAGGTCTTCGACATGACGTTGACCCGGCCCGAGGCCTATGCACGGCTGATCCAGCCGATCGACACTTCCGCGCGGGTCTACATGGCGGGGGACGGCCTGAGCTATTGGTCGGGCTGGCAGGAAGGCGCCGTGCGCTCGGCCTGGTGGACTCTGGGCTTGATCCGCGACCACGTCCTGAAACAGGGCCGATAG